The following is a genomic window from Engraulis encrasicolus isolate BLACKSEA-1 chromosome 13, IST_EnEncr_1.0, whole genome shotgun sequence.
TTCATTTTGagttgtgactcctctggcattctgagAATAACACGTGTAGATATTTTGTGGGTAGCGTTCTCTCATGCGCAGCTTCTCCCAAGCTTCTTAAAGGAGCCGCCGCCCTTTTTTAAAATCAGTGAtagaatgactctctctctctctctctctctcttcactgctaCGTATGTCCAGGCCCTAGAAATGCTGAATCGTTGAAGCAATCTtgtttaaatgtttgatagatgtcTCTGTATTTTACATGTACCACTTATAGCTGTTTATTTTGGGAAAAGGAgatgagccctggtctaatgtgccacctggcTTACGAAATCCTCTTACCAAGacttaggcctacctttagtcattattttggtagtgtgtattctgaatgagccattttaatATAGATCAATCTAGATCAGTCTGGTAAGTACATTGAGaataatttagataaaaaacAATCTCTGAAATTGGGGGGCTATTGTTAGTCATATAAGCATGTCTCATCTAGTCAGAAGAATGAGGAATGGCCAAACTTGCTCACACAAAGGAGGAATGATGTCTTTGCTGCGTGCTTTGCGTACAGGCTGTGGTCCCTCTTCCTCTGGACCTATGTGTGATCTGAAGGAGCTGTATGCAGATGCAAAGCTTCCAACAGATCTGAATGAGCTGTAAGAAGATGCAAAGCTTCTGGCAGACCTGAAAGAGCTGTTTGCAGAGCTGTTTAAGGACCAGCGGTCTGGATCTCCAATCACTGGGAAACAACAGAAACAGGAATTATTATGAAAACATGCTAAACACATGAGGCCTTTAGGTTGTCTGCAGGGTGTCTGTTTTGGTGGTGTCATTTTACATTGTATAGAGTGTTCATTGTCTTCTATATGCAGTTGTTTTCTATGAAGGCTATTAACGCCATATCCCTGGAAACTTTTCGGAAATGTACTCTGCAATTGAATTGAGTAAGCACAGATATACAAAACACAAACTATTGATATTATGCAAATAAAATGATTATAATTATGAAGAATTGCGGTTTCAAGCCGATTCATAGTGACCTTCCCAGTGCTTGAAATTCTTAAATGAACATGGCATTTTTGCCTAAAGAAAAAAAGTGTCAAGGTATAAATACTTACAAATCTCGTAAAAATTGCCTCTGTTCCCTGCCACCATCTCCTCTATCTTCTCCATCAGCTGCGTTACTTGCATGTGGTCATCTCTCCTTTCGTTGTTGAAAACATTatatctgttcccacatttctctaccagccactgcagactctctccttcactctcaatgtgctgctcaatggGTGTGTCTCCCAGCCGGTCTCCATGGGTGAAGAGCACCATAGTGTGACTCCACACTCTCTCACCCAGAAGCTCCAGGTGTTGCTGCACTGATCTTCTCAGTTTGTCTGTGAATGATCTATTCACACCTATGATCAGCAGCAGAGCGTGGGGTCCAGGAGGGCAAAGAGACAGAATGAGCTCAATATTCTCTTTGGTCATGCAGGCTGTTTCATCTGTAATGAATTTATTCCATCCTGGAGCCTCCACGACAGTGATGTGTCTACCTGCTACTTCCCTGTATCTCTTCTCAGACTGAGCCGTTCTCCCTTCAGTATCAAACTCCTCTCTGCCCAGGATGatgtttcctgatgaactcttccCAAAATTGCTGTATCCAATGAGCACAATTCTCAACTCTGACAAATGATGAGAATCACCTGACAGGAAGAATGAGAAATAGAATATATTTTTACACTAAGGAAAGACAAAACAGTCAAAGCGATACTGCATGATTTCTGAAAAATAGCTcttattacacctccccttgagttaaataataaggttttaATTCAAATCAATTTGACAGGTATCCTGTTCTTCTAGCCTTTCTCTGAGTCTGGCAAATTTATTGTTGACACAAGCTTGGTATCATTTTGAATCGGTCCCATAAAAGTACATTTTATATGGTGGCTTGGAGGAAATTTTTTGATGCCAGTCTCAGGCAAGAGCTGTAAGAACAGGGCAAAGATAAAACTCAAATATTCAACTCAAGAGGAGGTTTAGCATATTTCCAGAAATTCTGTGATATTTAAATGTCCAAACCTTGGTAAATACATTTTAATACAATTAAAAATTGCCTAAACTTACCCATCAGTGATCTGAGAAACTCACTATCCATCTTCACCTTCAtcatcctctctttccccctctcttcatatgttctcttcttctcctccaactCTTCCCTTCTTAATCTATTCATCTCTTTATACCATCCTCTGTTTGctgccaccatctcttctatcttctccatcAGCTGTTTGACCTGCATGTGGTGATCTCTCCTCTCGTTGTTGAGGACATGgtatctgttcccacatttctctaccagccactgcagactctctccttcactctcaatgtgctgctcaatggGTGTGTCTCCAAGCCAGTCTCCACAGGTGAACAGCAATATAGTATGACTCCAAACTCTCTTACCCAGAAGCTCCAGGTGTTCCTGCACTGACCTCCTATGTTCCTCTTTGAATGAACTATTTATACTTATAACCAGCAGCAGAGTGTGGGGTCCAGGAGAACATAGAGACACACTGAGTTCAATCTCCTCTTTAGTCATTTTGGGGGTTTGCTCCAGAGTGTTATTCCACAACCATCCTGGAGCCTCCACCACATAAATGCGTCTCCCTGCtacttttccttctctcttcacacagTGAGCCGTTCTCTCTAAAGTACAAACCCCCTCTCTGCACAatatggtgtttcctgatgaactcaTCCCGGCATCTCTGATTCCCAGCAGCACAATCCTTAATTCtgacagatggagagaaatacCTGACAGGATGAAAGACAGGTGAGGCTACAATTCTATTGGAAACATTTCATATCAGAAGGAACATCACATTTTATTCATGCAGTCAGCTGTAACTACTGCAATAAAATGTGAGATtagacaaaaacaacaatacaaGTTTCAGTAGTGCAGCCTCACACATCATGATCTTCTTTCCAATGACTACGTATATTTCTCatcatttattttctattttttaaaCAGGAAGAGTCCCGGTGAGCAATAGCTCTTCTTTTACAGAGTCCTGACCAGCAAGTTAAAAGTAAAAAGAAGCATGTATACGTACAATGAAACACAGCAAAACATAAGgacatatacagtcaatccggaaagtattcacagcgcttcacttttttcacattttattatcttacagccttattccaaatgctacaaatgaatctctgttgtcaaaatcctacacaaattattccatcatgaccatgtgaaaaacaagttgtcttgacagttttgaaaatgtataaaaataaaaaacaaaaagaattcATTTTTACAGAAGTATTCAcggcctttgcttaatactttgtagaaccacctttggcagaaactacattcatttttttcatttcgaaatgaaaagggaggtcatcagtgtgtgtttcaacctttcagtacattttgagtctgcacctggctaaaatagatgggtgtgagttttgaatgaaatcctatggagagtatcatgatctgcttctgtagtcacagtgcatgttgacatgcatgcttctttaggtgtaattcagatttccaatgttgacggcatccatacatcgtcaaaccatgtcagtcccacaaccatgcttgactagccagatgatgcactttttgtgtaaaactcacttgtttaccaccacacatgcttgacgccatctgaAGCAAATCTGCCCTTGGTTAAGTAGCCTAGTAGCCTGGTTAATTCGGCTAATTCGGTTAGTGTAGCACGCCAGTGCCAGTGCACTTTCAAGGAAATATTCATGGTTCACATGAGCCACCTGTTAGCGTCTCTCGGGTGTGGGCTAGACAGAGGCAAACACATCACTCGTGATGTGTGTCAGTTGCCTTAATGTTGAAGCCGCAGCCTCGTGGGCATGGACGGTCTtcctttcatttaatttcatgttTATTGTTATCTCACCCGAATGATAATTTTGGCGTTACCGTCTACGGCAAACCCACAGGATACAAGTAACTGACTTCCCTGGATAGGTGAAATACTTGTGTTATTCCAGGGTAACCGCAGGGTATCCAGTAGTATCAGCAGGCATGGGGGGAAGAGTTTGCACGCTTGAGGCTGGCCATATCACTCGTGccgcgcataggcctactgtacatgctacgcctgctctgcacatgccaaggatgtgtgtttttttcttttttaaatcttcTACTTTTCTGTCATTTCCCTGGCTGGATGTAGAGTGCCTTTGCTTATGCTAATTGGAAATTGATCAAAAATTTTGTGAAATGTTCTAATACTATTTTGATATGAAACAACACgtgctgaaaaccaaatacagtcatttctgcttGCACTGCTTTGAACAAAACAAGAAGTtggacccttttttgaatttcatcgTTCCAAAATAGAgtattgaatgaatgaaaaagtaCAGGGACCAAGTTTGTCcatttccatttttgttttgtgttttgtaaaTTAGGTTTCACATTTGCAGATATGTTTTATGAAATGGTAATTTGCTTTTTTGTTTaaagtttgtatttgtgtttcctgaaatgtaaatttgtctcagagtttgcatttgtgttgtgtttgtcacatttgcaaatgtgttttatGAAATGATAATTTGATTCTTTTTGTGAgcgtgtatttaaaaaaaaaaaaaaaaaaacagtataaaTTGTGTTTTGTCAGatattaaaaaatgttttgtgtattgtagatttgtgttgtttttttacatttgtttacATAGGTGTTTGTTTTAAATTTGTACATGTGTTTTATGAaataggaatgtttttttttatgtacgtGTGTAAAGACAATTTAATTTTGTTTCCAAACTTGTAACGTGCATTGTAATTATGTAAAAAGTGCTTGCCCCACAGGGCCACCGTAGATATAACTGTAAAATCCTGaaatttggaaataaataaaaatactcgTTTTAAAAATGTATCCCAACTCACCAATCTGTGATCTGAgtgattctctctttctcttcaccttCGTCatcctgtctttcactctcttttcatctttcctcctcttctcctccaacttttttactctcctcctctccaccgcaTAACACTGTCCTCTATTTGctgccaccatctcttctatcttctccatcAGCTGTGTGACCTGCAAGTGGTCATCTCTCTTCTCATTGTCAAAAACATGatacctgttcccacatttctctaccagccacagcagactctctccttcactctcaatGTGTTGCTCAATGGGTATGTCTCCAAGCCAGTCTCCATAGGTGAACAGCACTATAGTGTGACTCCACACTCTCTCACCCAGAAGTTCTAGGTGTTGCTGCATTGTTTGTTTAAGTTTGTTTGGGAATGCAAAGTCAGCAGGTATGATCAGCAATAAAGCATGGGGTccaggaggacacagagacacactgagctCAATCTCCTCTTTGGTCATGTTGGATGATTTTTCTGTACTGAATGTGCTCCATCCTGGAGCCTCCACCAGAGTGACGTGTCTTCCTGCTACTTCCCCctgtctcttcacacactgaGCTTTTGTCCCTCCAGGATCAAAACCGTCTCtacccaggatggtgtttcctgatgaactcttccCGGTATGTCTGTAtcccagcagcacaatcctcAACTCAGCGAGATGAAGAGAATCACCTGGCAGGAAGAAATACAAGTGAGGCAGGAGTTTTATTGAAAACATTGTTATCAATATTCCTAACTGccagacaaaacacacattcatacacattcaGCTCAAAAATGAGACAATAATATCAATGTTGTAAATTCTACATATTTCCAGAACAATTTTCAGCATCTGTGTGGCATAAAGGTCCCGCTTTCGACAGTTAAATCTTCACTGTAGTAGAAATGCAAATTATATGACATTTACATACAATGAGAATCAACTATTTTAGCATTTTAAAAGCATAGTGTTACACATTCATTTtaaaaagatatatttttttcaaagctCAAACTCACCCATCAGTGATCTGAgtgagtctttctctctcttcaccttcatcatcctgtcttttccactctcttcatctctcctccatttctcctccaactcctctattctctgtctatccatctcaTAACACTGTCCTCTGTTTGCTGCCACCATCTTTTCTATCTTCTCCATCAGCTGTGTGACCTGCATGTGATCATCTCTTTTGTCATTGTTGAGGACATGatatctgttcccacatttctctaccagccactgcagactctctccttcactctcaatgtgctgctcaatggGTGTGTCTCTCAGCAGGTCTCCATGGGTGAACAGCACTACAGTGTGACTCCACACTCTCTCACCCAGAAGCTCCAGGTGTTGCTGCACTGATATTCTGTATATCTCTGTGAATGCTTTATCCACATCTATGACCATCAGTACAGCGTGGGGTCCAGgaggacacatagacacactgagCTCAATCTCTGCTTTGGTCAAGAAGGATGTGTATTCTCTAGATACAGTATTCCATCCTGGAGCCTCTACCACGGTGACATGTCTCCCTGCTACCACTCCctgtctcttcacacactgaGCTGTTCTCCCTACAGTATCAAACTCctctctgcccaggatggtgtttcctgataAACTCTTCCCACAGTCACTGTAtcccagcagcacaatcctcAACTCTgacagatgaagatgatgaagaggaagaaggaaaagTGTCTTCAGTTCTATTAGCTACATTTTTATCAACAGTTTCATAGACATGGAGCTGAACCATAAACCAATAATATCTACACAGCAAATTCCAGGGAGTTAGAATCAACTCTGAGGGTGTTAGTCTTAACACTGTGAAAGTGTTTATATCGTTGCAATCTTTACAGAGTTAattagagcatgacacaggagtggattttcactcctgtcctgtcccgctcccagaaaaaaatcctgtcctgcccaATCCTGGTCCAGAATAGGAGaaataaatcctgtcctgtcctgtcctgtgtagAACGACTCCAAATGCTGCCCTCTCCTGCTCAAAAGTACTCCCAATCCTGTCCCACTCCTGTAGTTTTTTTTGTGTATGCGttacctgtatgcatatttgcctCCTAGTAAGCAGTTGTAGCCATAATAGCCGATACAAATATATACAAGCTGATGGGGGCctggagaaaccctgggtagcctaatagaaaaactgcatttttctattttttaattattattatttggccctattattattattattattcatatcattattattatactacaggAGGGGGGGGATCTAATTCTTCATACactaatagcctacagtaggctatatgccatttCTCTGTGCAACAAAAAACGGGGAGGAAATCAGAAGCTACAATTAATAGTAGGCTGGGCTATTGTAATGGATTGGATTGGAATTGGAATTGGATTAGTTGGACTAGTCATTCAGTAAGCATGAGTTTACATAGGCCTAGGTCAACTTCATGATGCTGGTTACTGGTTAGGCTACTGAACTAGTAGCATGACTAAatctaaacataggcctacaagctAATCCAACGGTTTCATGGCAGCGTTTGACACTTAAACACATGGGGCGAAACTGCGTGTTCTAATTAAACAGGGAGGCGGAGCAGTAAACTTCCTTTGTTGGATGCGCTTTTAGACACTGCGATGCTTGGCCAAATTGACACAGTTTGCGCACACTGAACACTACTTCTGAATCCTCCTCGCACAATATCTTGACTACTTTGATTACGATTGCATTCTGTGCTAAAGTAGCCTCTCTTTTTCCTGTTATCGCGGAGGTAATTGGGAAATGCCACCGGCAACGTCTTTCGAGCCTCAAACAGTAGTTCTACAAGTAGCTATTTTACTATCAGattgttagcaatgcaaactcctgCCCCCGCATTTGTATGTTTTAAccagcagtccatttttgaaaagctgtaagaagtttTGGCACAGCACATACAAATCAACAGCGTCAAAGAAGGATGAGATTAAATGAATCGTGTGCGCTTTGACTTATGCCCTCTGTGTGTGCGAGCTTGAGTCTGTTCTTTCTCTGGTCTGTTTGCTATGGGGACAGAAGTGGCTCAACCATAGCTAACACagaattcaacattcaaataacatGAAGAACTGTTTTTTAAAGCGCATTCCCACTGATCCAATATTGACGTTGTCGGACAGGCAGTGTAGGCTATGGGAGGACCTCTCAGCGAATCAGGGAAAATGCGCAGCTCTCGCAttcacttaaccccttaagacgcggctttatacatttgttgttaccagtatggtaatgacaaagtcgtggtgcattactaaagggcctgtgttgtgtcatagtattgtagtgctatggtagttacatttcaatgactattacagtgtgccactggaggtatggcacgCATGAAGGGGCTACGGCCAGGAGCAAAATTGCGAATGAAAAGGTTGAAATGGCCTACATTCAGAACAATCATCTATATTggcattcccgctcctgcccgctcccttcctgtcctgtcccaatcacGACATGGATAAAAGTTTGACTCCTGTTTCACGTGAATCCCGCGGGAATCACGCGTCCCGCAgcaattcccgaaaaatgtcattctCTAGAGTTAATATAACTCTCCCTGTGGGAGCTATACtatctacactgtaaaaccttataagttgagtttacttacaaaaacccagaaaagtggttgccctagaaaaactaagtaattatgaatgattaaacttacaatcttttgtgacctcaactgttgtatatactcattatatgtaaaagtttaagttaaatgtgcttaagtccaaattgattaaacctaccatcttcc
Proteins encoded in this region:
- the LOC134461465 gene encoding GTPase IMAP family member 8-like; this translates as MDSKQTRERTDSSSHTQRLSELRIVLLGYSDCGKSLSGNTILGREEFDTVGRTAQCVKRQGVVAGRHVTVVEAPGWNTVSREYTSFLTKAEIELSVSMCPPGPHAVLMVIDVDKAFTEIYRISVQQHLELLGERVWSHTVVLFTHGDLLRDTPIEQHIESEGESLQWLVEKCGNRYHVLNNDKRDDHMQVTQLMEKIEKMVAANRGQCYEMDRQRIEELEEKWRRDEESGKDRMMKVKREKDSLRSLMGDSLHLAELRIVLLGYRHTGKSSSGNTILGRDGFDPGGTKAQCVKRQGEVAGRHVTLVEAPGWSTFSTEKSSNMTKEEIELSVSLCPPGPHALLLIIPADFAFPNKLKQTMQQHLELLGERVWSHTIVLFTYGDWLGDIPIEQHIESEGESLLWLVEKCGNRYHVFDNEKRDDHLQVTQLMEKIEEMVAANRGQCYAVERRRVKKLEEKRRKDEKRVKDRMTKVKRKRESLRSQIGISLHLSELRIVLLGIRDAGMSSSGNTILCREGVCTLERTAHCVKREGKVAGRRIYVVEAPGWLWNNTLEQTPKMTKEEIELSVSLCSPGPHTLLLVISINSSFKEEHRRSVQEHLELLGKRVWSHTILLFTCGDWLGDTPIEQHIESEGESLQWLVEKCGNRYHVLNNERRDHHMQVKQLMEKIEEMVAANRGCSCLRLASKNFLQATI